In one window of Aquimarina spinulae DNA:
- a CDS encoding o-succinylbenzoate synthase has protein sequence MNARYYKHILQFKRPSGTSRGVLKTKETWFIVISDGTKKGIGECGILRTLSIDDRPDYEDTLKWTCENIHLGVEKLWEELIEFPSIQFGVEMAFRSLESDSPFLLFPSPFTRDEEQISINGLIWMGDKEFMRQQITSKLDDGFDCIKMKIGAIDFETELNLLSYIRSHFSSDSIELRVDANGAFKPEEALDKLKQLSVFNLHSIEQPIRQGQLNEMANLCKETPLPIALDEELIGVFDVTEKRKLLQTIQPQYIILKPSLIGGFKGTKEWIDIAKSFGIGWWITSALESNIGLNAIAQYTYTLNNKMPQGLGTGGLYTNNIDSPLVVSQGTLGYYNNINWNVNYLN, from the coding sequence ATGAATGCCAGATATTATAAGCATATCCTTCAGTTTAAAAGACCAAGCGGTACTTCGAGAGGAGTTCTAAAAACCAAAGAAACCTGGTTTATTGTGATTTCTGACGGAACAAAGAAAGGAATAGGAGAGTGCGGAATTCTAAGAACATTAAGTATCGATGACCGACCAGATTATGAGGATACATTAAAATGGACCTGTGAGAATATTCATTTAGGTGTAGAAAAGCTTTGGGAAGAACTTATAGAGTTTCCGAGTATTCAATTTGGAGTAGAGATGGCGTTTAGATCTTTAGAAAGCGATTCTCCTTTTTTACTGTTTCCTTCACCATTTACCCGTGATGAAGAACAAATTTCTATCAACGGACTCATATGGATGGGAGATAAAGAATTTATGAGACAACAAATCACCTCTAAATTAGATGATGGATTTGATTGCATAAAAATGAAAATAGGGGCTATTGATTTTGAAACAGAATTAAATTTGTTGTCCTATATACGATCTCATTTTTCTTCAGATAGTATTGAATTAAGAGTAGATGCTAATGGCGCGTTTAAACCAGAAGAAGCTTTAGATAAACTAAAACAGCTTTCTGTATTTAATCTACATAGTATAGAGCAACCTATACGACAAGGACAGCTTAACGAAATGGCAAACTTATGTAAAGAAACTCCATTGCCAATAGCACTAGATGAAGAGTTAATTGGTGTTTTTGATGTAACAGAAAAGAGAAAACTATTACAAACTATACAACCACAATATATTATTCTTAAACCAAGTTTGATAGGAGGTTTTAAAGGAACCAAAGAATGGATTGATATAGCAAAATCTTTTGGGATAGGGTGGTGGATTACCAGCGCACTAGAGAGCAACATAGGATTAAACGCTATTGCGCAATATACATATACCTTAAATAACAAAATGCCTCAAGGCTTAGGAACGGGAGGATTGTATACAAATAATATTGATTCACCTTTGGTTGTTAGTCAAGGAACTTTAGGATATTATAATAACATAAACTGGAACGTAAATTATTTAAATTAA
- a CDS encoding outer membrane beta-barrel protein has product MKKIVFFILFTTLSVVSYGQYRWEVSAGATFSKLNLDNTETTGGTGFFVNAGYGYVMGVRARTSIVFSLDLLQRTSEIEGTGDAETLQVGFNPKFRYLTGDGKDRFRGFINVGPSFRVNTKFEINGVELEDDGYEKLIIGGVYGAGFSQMVGEMFDIMAEVGVMNDFVDNITNTNSKFFDIYARVGVRFRIYDARR; this is encoded by the coding sequence ATGAAAAAAATAGTCTTTTTTATTCTTTTTACAACGCTTTCTGTTGTTTCTTATGGGCAATATCGCTGGGAAGTTTCTGCTGGAGCTACTTTTTCTAAACTAAACCTTGATAATACCGAAACTACAGGCGGAACAGGTTTTTTTGTTAATGCCGGATATGGTTATGTAATGGGAGTTAGAGCGAGAACAAGTATTGTTTTTTCTTTAGACCTTCTGCAGCGTACCAGTGAAATAGAAGGAACAGGCGATGCAGAGACACTTCAGGTTGGATTTAACCCAAAATTTAGATACTTAACTGGTGATGGTAAAGATCGGTTTCGTGGTTTTATTAATGTCGGGCCTTCTTTTCGAGTAAATACAAAATTTGAAATAAATGGTGTAGAATTAGAAGATGATGGCTATGAGAAATTGATTATTGGCGGTGTGTACGGAGCTGGTTTTTCTCAAATGGTAGGAGAGATGTTTGATATTATGGCAGAAGTAGGAGTAATGAACGATTTTGTAGATAATATTACCAATACTAATAGTAAATTCTTTGATATTTATGCAAGAGTAGGAGTTCGATTCAGAATTTATGATGCGCGACGATAA
- a CDS encoding CPBP family intramembrane glutamic endopeptidase, with amino-acid sequence MYIAQALKIKHEWWRYLIGLVIIFIFWQFIGIIPLFIGAFINTGDLQTLMVAAESNFTSLDMNSNLFLTLVIISFISGLLGLFIVAKFLHKQKIRELTTTRKKIDWKRIWFTFFLVSSINIVFFVISYYVEPEIYKLNFEMIPFLILALISLLLLPLQTSFEEYLFRGYLMQGIGVLAKNKWLPLIITSVTFGLLHGLNPEVEKLGYIMMVFYIGTGLLLGIMTLMDDGMELALGFHAANNIMAAMLVTTDWSAFQTNAIFLDISEPSAGIDIVLPVIILYPVYLFILAKKYKWTGWKDKLFGNIPSDTISE; translated from the coding sequence ATGTATATAGCACAAGCACTTAAAATAAAACATGAATGGTGGAGATATTTAATCGGGTTAGTAATCATTTTTATTTTTTGGCAATTTATAGGTATTATCCCTTTATTCATAGGAGCATTTATAAATACTGGTGATTTACAAACGTTGATGGTTGCTGCAGAATCTAACTTTACCTCGTTAGATATGAATTCTAATTTATTTCTAACCTTAGTAATTATAAGTTTTATATCTGGATTATTGGGGTTATTTATAGTTGCTAAGTTTCTTCACAAACAAAAGATTAGAGAATTGACTACAACAAGAAAAAAGATTGATTGGAAACGTATTTGGTTTACATTTTTTCTTGTTTCATCTATAAATATTGTATTTTTTGTGATTAGCTATTATGTAGAACCAGAAATTTATAAGCTTAATTTTGAAATGATTCCGTTTTTAATCTTGGCTTTAATTTCTTTACTCTTGTTACCGTTACAAACCAGTTTTGAAGAGTATTTGTTTAGAGGGTATTTAATGCAAGGTATAGGTGTTTTAGCTAAGAATAAATGGTTACCACTTATCATTACTTCTGTAACGTTTGGATTACTTCACGGTTTAAATCCAGAAGTTGAGAAACTAGGCTATATTATGATGGTGTTTTATATAGGAACTGGCCTTCTATTAGGTATTATGACTCTAATGGACGATGGTATGGAATTAGCCCTGGGCTTTCATGCAGCAAATAATATAATGGCTGCAATGTTGGTTACAACAGACTGGAGCGCTTTTCAAACCAATGCAATATTTTTAGATATATCAGAACCTTCAGCTGGTATTGATATTGTACTTCCAGTTATTATATTATATCCTGTTTATCTGTTCATATTAGCTAAGAAATATAAATGGACAGGATGGAAAGATAAACTTTTTGGAAACATACCATCTGATACAATTTCAGAATAA
- a CDS encoding metal-dependent hydrolase — MKITFYGHNTLLIEINETNILIDPFISGNPLAKDKIDMNTIKADYILLTHAHQDHVLDAEAIAKNNNATIVSNYEIATYYQNLGVEIHPMNHGGTWSFEFGKVKYVNAIHTSSFADGTYGGQPGGFVIEGEHKTIYIAGDTALTMDMKLIPLRNTLDLAILPIGDNFTMGVDDAIIASDFVECDKILGVHYDTFGYIEIDHDEAKQKFFEKNKDLMLLDIGKSITL; from the coding sequence ATGAAAATCACCTTTTACGGTCATAATACTTTACTAATTGAAATCAATGAAACAAATATCCTTATAGATCCATTTATTTCGGGTAACCCGTTAGCTAAGGATAAAATTGATATGAATACGATTAAAGCAGATTATATATTGCTTACTCATGCACATCAAGATCATGTTCTTGATGCAGAAGCTATAGCCAAAAATAATAATGCTACGATTGTCTCAAATTATGAAATTGCCACATATTACCAGAATCTAGGTGTCGAAATACATCCTATGAATCATGGAGGAACCTGGAGTTTTGAATTTGGAAAAGTAAAATATGTGAATGCAATTCATACCAGTAGTTTCGCCGATGGAACATATGGAGGGCAACCAGGAGGATTCGTTATTGAAGGAGAGCATAAAACCATTTATATTGCTGGTGATACAGCATTAACAATGGATATGAAATTAATCCCGTTGAGAAATACTTTGGATCTTGCTATTCTACCTATTGGTGATAATTTTACAATGGGTGTAGATGATGCTATTATTGCAAGTGATTTTGTAGAATGCGATAAAATATTAGGAGTACATTATGATACTTTTGGATATATTGAAATTGATCATGATGAAGCCAAACAAAAGTTTTTTGAAAAAAACAAAGACCTTATGCTGTTAGATATAGGGAAAAGCATCACATTATAA
- a CDS encoding alpha-amylase family glycosyl hydrolase — translation MIKLIKTFIFLLLCLMIGCKDEPKKNGINQSKPTQSDTQKVKKTKKPPFIWEGSNIYFLLTDRFKNGDPTNDEAIKRTNETGKLRGFEGGDIKGIIQKIKDGYFKALGVNVIWFSPIVEQIHGSVDEGTGNTYAFHGYWTKDWTKIDPNFGTYKELKELVDTAHKNDIRILMDVVMNHTGPVTKQDPVWPDSWVRTSPQCTYKDYESTINCTLIKNLPDIKTENNENVELPEALINKWKAEGRLEIELAEIDVFFTKTRLKRSPKNYIIKWLTDYVRELGVDGYRVDTVKHIKEDAWSVLAEQAKLAFLEWKSKNPDKILDDNEFFMLGELYGYGIDGKRYYDFGNRKVDYFAHGFNNMINFQFKYDANQLDYEKLFSKYSKALYTNLIGKGITNYISSHDDGNPFDRKRNKTYESATKLLLTPGISQIYYGDEIARPLIIDETKGDATLRSNMNWDSINNKDTKTLLQHWQKLGIFRKNHPAVGAGKHKMISQKPYVFSRKYHKNGISDKVVIGLDLPMGEKIIKINSVFPEGAILIDDYSGKEVTVSNDSVMVNSEYEIALLTVKK, via the coding sequence ATGATTAAACTTATAAAAACCTTTATTTTTTTGCTCTTATGCCTAATGATTGGATGTAAAGATGAGCCAAAGAAAAATGGTATTAATCAATCAAAACCTACTCAATCTGATACTCAAAAAGTAAAAAAAACAAAAAAACCTCCTTTTATTTGGGAAGGATCCAATATCTATTTTTTATTAACCGATAGATTTAAAAATGGAGACCCTACAAACGACGAGGCTATAAAGCGAACTAATGAAACAGGTAAATTAAGAGGTTTTGAAGGAGGTGATATCAAAGGGATTATTCAGAAAATAAAAGATGGGTATTTTAAAGCACTCGGAGTAAATGTTATATGGTTTAGTCCGATAGTAGAGCAAATACACGGAAGTGTAGATGAAGGTACAGGAAATACATATGCGTTTCATGGATATTGGACAAAGGATTGGACAAAAATTGATCCTAATTTTGGTACCTATAAAGAATTAAAAGAATTAGTAGATACAGCTCATAAGAATGATATTAGAATTCTAATGGATGTCGTAATGAACCACACAGGTCCTGTTACAAAGCAGGATCCTGTCTGGCCAGATAGCTGGGTACGAACCTCGCCGCAATGTACTTATAAAGATTATGAAAGTACTATAAATTGTACACTGATAAAAAACCTCCCCGATATTAAAACAGAGAATAATGAAAATGTAGAATTACCCGAAGCGCTAATAAATAAATGGAAAGCCGAAGGTCGATTAGAAATAGAACTTGCAGAGATAGATGTTTTCTTTACCAAAACACGATTAAAAAGATCTCCCAAGAATTATATTATCAAATGGCTAACTGATTATGTTAGAGAGTTAGGAGTAGATGGATATCGTGTAGATACTGTAAAACATATTAAAGAAGATGCATGGAGTGTATTGGCCGAACAAGCTAAGCTGGCATTCTTAGAATGGAAATCAAAAAACCCTGATAAAATACTAGATGATAATGAATTCTTTATGTTAGGTGAATTATACGGCTATGGAATTGATGGGAAACGATATTATGATTTTGGGAACCGTAAAGTAGACTATTTTGCTCATGGATTTAACAATATGATCAATTTTCAGTTCAAATATGATGCTAATCAACTTGATTATGAAAAATTGTTTAGCAAATACAGTAAAGCTTTATATACCAATTTAATTGGTAAAGGAATAACCAATTATATAAGTTCTCATGATGATGGTAACCCTTTTGACAGAAAAAGAAATAAAACGTATGAATCTGCCACCAAACTGTTACTAACTCCTGGTATATCCCAGATATATTATGGAGATGAGATAGCAAGACCTTTAATTATCGACGAAACCAAAGGAGATGCCACACTTAGATCTAATATGAATTGGGATTCAATCAATAATAAGGATACCAAAACATTATTACAGCATTGGCAAAAACTAGGGATTTTTAGAAAAAATCATCCCGCTGTAGGAGCCGGTAAACACAAAATGATATCCCAAAAACCTTATGTATTCTCAAGAAAGTATCATAAAAATGGAATATCAGACAAAGTAGTAATAGGATTAGATCTTCCTATGGGCGAAAAAATAATTAAAATTAATTCGGTTTTTCCAGAGGGAGCTATTTTAATCGATGACTACTCGGGTAAAGAAGTTACAGTTTCTAATGATTCGGTAATGGTTAATTCTGAATATGAAATTGCTCTATTAACAGTGAAAAAGTAA
- a CDS encoding alpha/beta hydrolase, with protein MHKLKKILLWSIALYSIIAVLLYFFQEKIIFQPEKLSTDFIFQFAHPFEEFFLETKDNSRLNAIRFVNEDPKGVILYFHGNKGSLKRWGEIAMFFAQKKYDVIIMDYRGYGKSTGKISEQKLYEDAQLFYNYVLERYPEDQITIYGRSIGTGIATKIASDNRPNHLILETPYYNMKDVAESWLPIFPTNLLLQYKIPSHEFIQNVVCDVTIYHGTDDRVVPYTSGELLFNSITVSNKRMITIPKGSHNNLIKFEEYLTTIDSILKND; from the coding sequence ATGCACAAGCTTAAAAAAATACTATTGTGGAGTATAGCATTGTATAGTATTATTGCGGTATTACTTTATTTCTTTCAGGAAAAAATTATTTTTCAACCAGAAAAACTTTCTACAGATTTTATTTTTCAATTTGCGCATCCTTTTGAAGAGTTTTTTCTAGAAACTAAAGATAATAGTCGTCTTAATGCTATTCGTTTTGTTAATGAAGATCCCAAAGGGGTGATTTTGTATTTTCATGGAAATAAGGGAAGCCTGAAACGTTGGGGGGAAATAGCGATGTTCTTTGCTCAAAAAAAATATGATGTCATTATAATGGATTATCGGGGGTATGGAAAAAGTACAGGGAAAATCAGTGAACAAAAATTATATGAAGATGCACAATTGTTCTATAATTATGTTTTAGAACGATATCCCGAAGATCAAATAACTATTTATGGAAGATCTATTGGAACTGGAATAGCAACAAAAATAGCTTCAGACAATAGGCCTAACCATTTGATATTAGAAACTCCCTATTACAATATGAAAGATGTTGCAGAAAGTTGGTTACCTATTTTTCCAACAAACCTATTGCTACAATATAAAATTCCGTCTCATGAGTTTATACAAAATGTAGTTTGTGATGTTACTATTTATCACGGCACCGATGATAGAGTAGTCCCTTATACATCGGGAGAGCTATTATTTAATAGTATTACAGTTTCAAACAAAAGAATGATCACAATACCAAAAGGATCGCATAATAATCTAATAAAATTTGAGGAGTATCTTACTACGATTGATAGCATATTAAAAAATGATTGA
- a CDS encoding alpha/beta hydrolase, translated as MSYWGYIAISVLAMYIVVSVGLYYLQEYFIFKPEKLDKDFEFHYNNQVVEEYNLETRDGAILNGLHFKVENPKGVVLYLKGNSKSIKGWGKFAVDFTRHGYDVFMLDYRGFGKSTGRRSFKAIKRDLQFVYNKIKERVKEEYIILYGRSMGSGFATKLASINNPKMLILDAPYYSLNKVAAKFIPFMPISLIMRYPIPTYKWLKYVNCPIHIIHGTHDKLIPFKSSVKLSKIRPKLTRLYTVIGGGHKNLNNFESYHKMLGEIINSKMRKINLSNTSIGVMHSSKKANAQA; from the coding sequence ATGTCATATTGGGGATATATAGCAATTAGTGTTCTTGCAATGTATATCGTTGTAAGTGTTGGCTTGTATTACTTACAGGAGTACTTCATTTTTAAACCAGAGAAGTTAGATAAGGATTTTGAGTTTCATTATAACAATCAGGTTGTAGAAGAATATAATCTGGAAACAAGAGATGGCGCTATACTTAATGGTCTTCATTTTAAAGTAGAGAACCCAAAAGGGGTCGTTCTATATCTTAAAGGAAATTCTAAAAGTATTAAAGGCTGGGGAAAATTTGCTGTAGACTTCACAAGACATGGGTATGATGTATTTATGTTGGATTATAGAGGGTTTGGTAAAAGTACAGGTAGACGTTCTTTTAAGGCAATAAAAAGAGATCTTCAGTTTGTCTATAATAAGATTAAAGAAAGAGTAAAGGAAGAGTATATTATTTTATACGGTCGTTCAATGGGTTCTGGATTTGCTACAAAATTAGCCTCTATCAATAATCCTAAAATGTTGATATTAGATGCTCCTTATTATAGTCTAAATAAGGTTGCCGCAAAGTTTATACCTTTTATGCCAATTTCTTTAATTATGAGGTACCCTATACCGACCTATAAATGGCTTAAGTATGTAAATTGCCCTATTCATATTATACACGGCACCCATGATAAATTAATTCCTTTTAAATCAAGTGTTAAATTGTCAAAAATTCGACCAAAACTTACTCGGCTATACACTGTGATAGGAGGAGGGCATAAAAATTTGAATAATTTTGAATCTTATCATAAGATGCTTGGAGAAATTATCAATTCTAAAATGAGGAAGATAAATCTTTCTAATACAAGTATTGGTGTTATGCATTCTTCAAAAAAAGCAAATGCACAAGCTTAA
- the menA gene encoding 1,4-dihydroxy-2-naphthoate octaprenyltransferase, translating to MTKFKAWISAARLRTLPLSISGIVVGSALGYKNFLETNTFWLAIITTLGLQILSNFANDYGDGVKGTDNEDRVGPQRALQSGAISKKEMYKGIVLTALITLGVAIALIYVSFGKEYFFYSVFFFILGLAAIAAAIKYTMGSSAYGYRGLGDFFVFIFFGLVSVVGCYFLFAKQLNVLVFLPAITIGLLSATVLNLNNMRDYHSDKKAGKNTLVVKLGINRARTYHFTLLIIAMLSMLVYLYATYKIPMNFLFLIAYIPLLIHIRKVAKTSNSELLDPELKKIALTTFLLSILFSLGQIL from the coding sequence ATGACCAAATTCAAAGCATGGATCTCTGCAGCTAGATTAAGAACGTTACCACTATCGATTTCGGGAATAGTTGTTGGATCTGCTTTAGGTTATAAGAACTTTTTGGAAACAAATACCTTCTGGCTGGCTATTATTACTACATTAGGTCTACAAATTTTATCCAATTTCGCTAATGATTATGGTGATGGGGTAAAGGGAACTGATAATGAAGATAGAGTAGGGCCACAAAGAGCTTTGCAAAGTGGAGCCATTTCTAAAAAGGAAATGTATAAAGGAATAGTACTTACAGCATTAATCACCTTAGGAGTTGCTATTGCTTTAATTTATGTTTCTTTCGGAAAAGAGTACTTTTTCTATTCTGTATTCTTTTTCATATTAGGACTTGCTGCTATAGCTGCTGCTATTAAATACACAATGGGTAGCTCTGCGTATGGTTATAGAGGCTTAGGAGATTTTTTTGTATTTATCTTTTTTGGCTTAGTTAGCGTCGTTGGATGTTACTTTTTGTTTGCAAAACAACTAAATGTTCTTGTCTTCCTACCTGCTATCACTATCGGATTATTGAGTGCCACAGTGTTAAATCTTAATAATATGAGAGATTATCATAGTGATAAAAAAGCAGGTAAAAATACACTTGTTGTAAAACTAGGAATTAATCGAGCAAGAACTTATCATTTTACCTTACTAATTATAGCTATGCTATCCATGTTAGTATATTTATATGCTACCTATAAAATACCTATGAACTTTTTGTTTTTGATTGCTTATATACCTTTACTTATTCATATACGAAAAGTTGCTAAAACCAGTAATTCAGAACTATTAGACCCCGAGCTTAAAAAAATAGCTTTAACAACATTTTTACTATCAATTTTATTTAGTCTGGGGCAGATTTTATAA
- a CDS encoding 4Fe-4S dicluster domain-containing protein yields the protein MAIIITDECINCGACEPECPNTAIYEGADDWRYSDGTDLEGDVVLPGGKGVNADEAQEPVSDEVYYIVPDKCTECKGFHEEPQCAAVCPVDCCIPDEDIVETEEFLLQKQGFMHK from the coding sequence ATGGCAATTATAATAACAGATGAATGTATAAACTGTGGTGCTTGTGAGCCAGAATGCCCAAATACTGCAATTTATGAAGGGGCTGATGATTGGAGATATTCTGATGGTACAGATTTAGAAGGAGATGTAGTTCTTCCTGGCGGTAAAGGTGTAAATGCCGATGAGGCACAAGAGCCTGTTAGTGATGAAGTATATTATATAGTTCCTGATAAATGTACAGAATGTAAAGGGTTTCATGAAGAACCACAATGTGCTGCAGTATGTCCTGTAGATTGTTGTATTCCCGATGAGGATATAGTAGAAACTGAAGAATTTTTATTGCAAAAACAAGGTTTTATGCATAAATAA
- a CDS encoding AMP-binding protein: MQTKSTFSIPEIHQSFSINKSSFDKERLKSLAYSFIKEGEVYEQEAGSFLLDWLNEKDHIVVQTSGSTGKPKKIKVYKQHMINSAIATGKFFKSEEGTTALLCLPANYIAGKMMLVRAMVLGWKIDLIPPRTNPLDTVYKQYDFCAMVPLQLDNSLNRLHLIKKLIVGGGPVSENLKELVQGFKTKIFETYGMTETVSHIAARRINPKKKDKKDAHYFKALPNITLSIDNRNCLIIKAPQLNEETIITNDVVELKTYKKFLWKGRHDNVINSGGVKLYPEEIETKLQLLIGHRFFITSIPDDMLGDKVILLIERGYDKIAYLTLQEAIQNLDTLNKYEIPKEIYFIPQFIGTENGKVQRKQTVELAMNSKL, encoded by the coding sequence ATGCAAACAAAAAGTACATTTTCTATACCCGAAATACATCAAAGCTTCTCAATAAATAAAAGTTCTTTTGATAAAGAAAGACTAAAATCTTTAGCCTATAGTTTTATTAAGGAAGGTGAGGTATATGAACAGGAAGCAGGAAGTTTTTTGTTAGATTGGTTAAATGAAAAAGATCATATTGTTGTACAAACCTCGGGTTCTACAGGAAAACCAAAAAAAATTAAGGTATATAAACAACACATGATCAATAGTGCAATAGCAACAGGAAAGTTTTTTAAATCTGAAGAAGGAACTACTGCACTGCTATGCCTTCCTGCAAATTATATTGCTGGGAAAATGATGCTTGTAAGAGCTATGGTATTAGGGTGGAAGATAGATTTGATACCTCCAAGAACAAATCCTTTGGATACAGTGTATAAGCAATATGATTTTTGCGCAATGGTGCCTCTACAATTAGATAACTCTCTTAACAGACTTCATTTAATTAAAAAGCTAATAGTTGGAGGTGGTCCCGTTTCAGAAAATTTAAAAGAATTGGTACAGGGTTTTAAGACTAAAATATTTGAAACCTATGGTATGACTGAAACAGTTTCTCATATAGCCGCAAGGAGAATAAACCCAAAGAAAAAAGATAAAAAAGATGCTCATTATTTTAAGGCTCTACCTAATATTACGTTAAGCATTGATAATAGAAATTGCTTGATTATTAAAGCTCCACAGTTAAATGAAGAGACGATCATTACCAATGACGTAGTAGAACTAAAAACATATAAAAAGTTTTTGTGGAAAGGGCGTCATGATAATGTAATTAATAGTGGAGGAGTGAAGTTATATCCAGAAGAGATAGAAACAAAATTACAGCTGTTGATCGGACATCGTTTTTTTATTACCAGTATCCCCGATGATATGCTTGGTGATAAAGTAATCTTATTAATAGAGCGTGGGTATGATAAAATTGCATATTTAACATTGCAAGAAGCGATACAAAATTTAGATACCTTAAACAAGTACGAAATCCCGAAAGAAATTTATTTTATTCCTCAATTTATAGGGACAGAAAACGGAAAAGTACAAAGAAAACAAACCGTAGAATTGGCTATGAATTCTAAATTGTAA